A single region of the Sorghum bicolor cultivar BTx623 chromosome 9, Sorghum_bicolor_NCBIv3, whole genome shotgun sequence genome encodes:
- the LOC110430315 gene encoding uncharacterized protein LOC110430315 — protein sequence MWIWPRRPAHAWRRRRPRAALHPAFTTEETEGAAAYLALAESGPSSGGSWRRIRILERRSSVPIQTLEQSHPHVKSSSEHFKAKLVHIELLRIRLQCLGSAVAPSWSARRSDRESMDKQHWRNA from the exons ATGTGGATTTGGCCTCGGAGGCCAGCACACGCATGGCGCAGGAGGCGACCAAGGGCGGCACTCCATCCAGCCTTCACCACGGAGGAAACTGAGGGCGCCGCCGCCTACCTAGCCCTCGCCGAATCTGGACCCTCGAGCGGAGGATCTTGGCGTCGGATCCGTATCTTGGAGCGGAGGAGCTCGGTGCCGATCCAGACGCTGGAGCAGTCCCACCCCCACGTTAAGTCCAGCAGCGAGCACTTCAAGGCAAAACTGGTCCACATCGAGCTGCTCAG GATCCGGCTCCAATGTCTTGGTTCGGCTGTAGCGCCATCCTGGAGCGCACGACGATCTGATAG GGAATCGATGGATAAACAACATTGGAGAAATGCTTGA
- the LOC8055751 gene encoding endoglucanase 15 → MAMNVIALLGLLAVASVVRTASGAGGHDYASALKKTILYFEAQRSGVLPPNQRVTWRGNSGLFDGKANGVDLVGGYYDAGDNVKFGLPMAFTVTMMSWGILEYGRQMAAAGELRNAMDAVKWGTDYFIKAHPEPEVLYGEVGDGDTDHSCWQRPEDMSTSRQSFRIDPQNPGSDLAGETAAAMAAASLVFRNTYPGYANLLLEHAKQLFQFADKYRGKYDASIPVARNYYGSFSGYGDELLWAAAWLYEATEEGCYLEYLARNGDALGGTGWSINQFGWDVKYPGVQVLAAKFLLQGRAGAHAAALQRYRQNAEFFVCSCVGKGAVNVPRTPGGVMYHQRWNNLQFVTSASFLLTVYADYATALPGSSGGAVRCPAGAARPFEILAFVRSQVNYILGDNPRGTSYMVGYGGSFPRQVHHRGASIVSVRTDPSFVSCQEGYSAWYPRQAGNPNVLEGAIVGGPDEYDDFADERNNYEQTEAATYNSAPLLGVLARLAGACGTGLEEYQLPPPEAAANETSSPSHRRRHHAPSSSPIEIEQNVTRTWARRRTTYYRYSVTVTNRSRKTVRELHLGVSELRGRLWGLDRARYGYVPPKWLPALRAGKSLRFVYVQHGTPANVWVTGYKLL, encoded by the exons ATGGCCATGAACGTGATTGCGCTACTTGGCCTCTTGGCAGTTGCATCGGTGGTGAGGACGGCTTccggcgccggcggccatgACTACGCCTCGGCATTGAAGAAGACCATCCTCTACTTCGAGGCACAGCGGTCCGGCGTCCTCCCGCCCAACCAGCGGGTCACCTGGAGAGGGAACTCCGGTCTCTTCGACGGCAAGGCCAACGGA GTGGACCTCGTCGGAGGGTATTATGACGCAGGGGACAACGTGAAGTTCGGCCTGCCGATGGCGTTCACGGTGACCATGATGTCGTGGGGCATCCTGGAGTACGGCAGACAGATGGCGGCGGCCGGGGAGCTGCGCAACGCCATGGACGCCGTCAAGTGGGGCACCGACTACTTCATCAAGGCCCACCCGGAGCCCGAGGTGCTGTACGGCGAGGTGGGCGACGGCGACACGGACCACAGCTGCTGGCAGCGGCCCGAGGACATGTCCACCAGCCGCCAGTCCTTCCGCATTGACCCCCAGAACCCCGGgtccgacctcgccggagagaCCGCCGCGGCCATGGCCGCCGCGTCCCTCGTCTTCCGCAACACctacccgggctacgccaaccTGCTCCTTGAACATGCCAAGCAG CTGTTCCAGTTCGCCGACAAGTACCGTGGCAAGTACGACGCCAGCATCCCCGTCGCTCGCAACTACTACGGATCCTTCAGCGGATATGGG GATGAGCTTCTGTGGGCGGCGGCGTGGCTGTACGAGGCGACGGAGGAAGGGTGCTACCTCGAGTACCTGGCCCGCAACGGCGACGCTCTGGGCGGCACGGGCTGGTCCATCAACCAGTTCGGCTGGGACGTCAAGTACCCCGGCGTGCAGGTGCTGGCAGCAAAGTTCCTCCTGCAGGGCCGTGCCGGCGCGCACGCCGCGGCGCTGCAGCGGTACCGGCAGAACGCCGAGTTCTTCGTGTGCTCCTGCGTCGGCAAGGGCGCCGTGAACGTGCCGCGGACACCCGGCGGCGTCATGTACCACCAGCGCTGGAACAACCTGCAGTTCGTCACCAGCGCGTCGTTCCTGCTGACGGTGTACGCGGACTACGCCACGGCGCTACCCGGCAGCTCCGGCGGCGCCGTGCGGTGCCCCGCGGGCGCCGCGCGGCCCTTCGAGATCCTCGCCTTCGTCAGGTCCCAGGTGAACTACATCCTCGGCGACAACCCGCGGGGCACCAGCTACATGGTCGGGTACGGCGGCAGCTTCCCGCGGCAGGTGCACCACCGCGGCGCCTCCATCGTGTCCGTCAGGACGGACCCGTCCTTCGTCAGCTGCCAGGAAGGGTACTCCGCCTGGTACCCGAGGCAGGCCGGCAACCCAAACGTCCTGGAGGGCGCCATCGTCGGCGGGCCCGACGAGTACGACGACTTCGCCGACGAGCGGAACAACTACGAGCAGACGGAGGCCGCCACATACAACAGCGCGCCGCTGCTCGGTGTCCTCGCCCGCCTCGCCGGCGCCTGCGGCACCGGGCTGGAAGAGTACCAGCTGCCACCCCCGGAGGCCGCCGCGAACGAGACGTCGTCGCCGTCTCACCGTCGCCGACATCACGCGCCGTCGTCGTCCCCGATCGAGATCGAGCAGAACGTGACGAGGACGTGGGCGAGGCGCCGCACGACGTACTACCGCTACTCGGTGACGGTGACCAACAGGTCGAGGAAGACCGTCCGGGAGCTCCACCTCGGCGTCTCGGAGCTCCGTGGCCGGCTCTGGGGCCTCGACAGGGCAAGGTACGGGTACGTGCCGCCCAAGTGGCTGCCGGCGTTGCGCGCTGGTAAGAGCCTCAGGTTCGTGTACGTCCAGCACGGGACGCCGGCCAACGTCTGGGTCACCGGCTACAAGCTACTCTGA
- the LOC8055749 gene encoding uncharacterized protein LOC8055749 isoform X2, which translates to MPGGKIIKWVFSRSVEEVDLSGFLSVDAEWLAYLGSFRFLRVLTLADCKNIDNDAVWSLSGMNTLKDLDLSRCKKISDAGIKHIVTIESLEKLHLSETELTNNGVMLISSLTNLSFLDLGGILMTDKSLQSLQVLTRLEHLDIWGSETTNEGASTLKSFARLIFLNLALTRVNHLSIPPTTRCLNMSNCEIHSICDEDSEVPVPLENFIVSAATFGNIDKVFSSIQASSLTHLDLSSCKLSNLSFLEKMKNLEHLDLSYNIITDGAIEHIAKLGTNLQYLSLKNTGITSQALCILAGTVPNLTSLSLANTKIDDSALAYIGMIPLLRTIDLSQTSIKGFTHMSAFEHLKYLESLNLEDTPLSAEVIPPLASLAALKYLYLKSDFLSDPALHALSAASNLIHLGFCGNILSSSGLLQFVPPTTLCVLDLSGCWILTGEAISTFRKRHPTIELRHELMEEVQANFVGGSQFRKPRRRQSPHVKSEVGNSFAGPSRLRDICFVDERIKYSKEEFMELQGLVKPNSLMLGVWLPPELRRSK; encoded by the exons ATGCCAGGAGGAAAAATTATTAAATG GGTGTTTAGCCGGTCAGTGGAGGAGGTTGACCTGAGTGGATTTCTGTCTGTGGACGCTGAGTGGCTGGCGTACCTTGGCTCCTTCCGGTTCCTGAGGGTCCTGACGTTGGCAGACTGCAAGAACATCGACAATGACGCTGTCTGGTCACTCTCTG GAATGAACACATTAAAGGATCTGGACTTGTCAAGGTGCAAAAAGATCTCTGATGCTGGCATCAAACATATAGTGACCATTGAAAGCTTGGAGAAGCTGCACTTATCTGAGACTGAATTGACTAACAATGGAGTGATGCTCATTTCTTCACTGACAAATCTAAGTTTCCTTGATCTGGGTGGAATTCTCATGACAGACAAAAGCTTACAGTCTTTGCAG GTATTGACAAGACTTGAGCATCTTGATATATGGGGTAGTGAAACTACAAATGAGGGAGCTTCTACTCTGAAATCCTTTGCAAGGCTGATATTTTTGAATCTTGCGTTGACACGTGTCAACCATTTATCAATTCCTCCAACCACACGCTGTCTAAATATGAGTAACTGTGAAATTCACTCCATTTGTGATGAGGATTCTGAAGTTCCTGTCCCTCTAGAAAACTTTATTGTCTCTGCAGCTACATTTGGCAATATTGATAAAGTGTTTTCTAGCATCCAAGCAAGCTCACTGACACACTTGGACTTGTCTAGCTGCAAGTTAAGCAACTTGTCTTTCTTGGAAAAGATGAAAAATCTAGAGCACCTGGACCTTAGCTATAACATTATAACTGATGGTGCAATTGAACATATTGCAAAGCTTGGAACAAACTTGCAATATTTGAGCCTCAAGAATACTGGAATAACTTCACAGGCACTATGTATTCTGGCAGGGACAGTTCCAAACCTCACCTCACTGTCTTTAGCTAATACAAAAATTGATGACTCTGCTCTAGCATATATTGGCATGATACCTTTGCTGAGAACGATAGATTTAAGCCAGACAAGTATCAAAG GTTTTACTCATATGTCTGCATTTGAGCATCTCAAATATCTGGAAAGTCTAAATCTGGAGGATACACCGCTATCAGCTGAAGTTATACCTCCCTTGGCATCCCTTGCAGCACTCAAATATCTGTACCTGAAAAGTGATTTCTTGTCTGATCCTGCCTTGCATGCGCTCTCTGCTGCCTCTAATTTGATACACCTTGGGTTCTGCGGGAATATATTGTCGAGCTCGGGACTTTTACAATTTGTACCCCCTACCACACTGTGTGTGTTGGATTTAAGTGGCTGTTGGATCTTAACAGGTGAAGCTATTTCAACATTCCGTAAGCGTCATCCTACAATTGAATTGAGGCATGAGCTCATGGAGGAAGTTCAGGCAAATTTTGTTGGTGGTTCCCAATTTCGTAAACCTAGACGTAGACAATCTCCACATGTGAAATCAGAAGTTGGAAACAGTTTTGCTGGCCCAAGTAGGCTACGTGACATCTGTTTTGTAG
- the LOC8065943 gene encoding uncharacterized protein LOC8065943 yields the protein MAVHQFEHLLCLIDTDVEPASVVAVEGVAGPGQWTQDAAVGVPDAVVTVVSLLKSPTGHATWACLPTNAAAAPARARARCRSARIRPRPRRRSAHPWLPRPASEPCVRAPDLALAAAAPALCSPWPPRFAAAVRARRPRARPRPPRQQRPPSARCGPRIPTRPTLSPGRSRALTHLPRRRPQGLCRRRAGHGGGGKDLSKSERKFCSGSKLKEMSGSGIFAEKSENGDSVASNPANKTSLRMYQQIVTGISQISFSVDGSVSPQKPSLIPQVAKQRDLSGTLEDADAKTS from the exons ATGGCAGTGCACCAGT TCGAGCACCTCCTGTGCCTCATCGATACCGATGTCGAGCCAGCGTCCGTGGTCGCCGTCGAGGGTGTTGCCGGGCCGGGGCAGTGGACGCAGGACGCTGCTGTAGGTGTCCCAgacgccgtggtcaccgttgtAAG cctcttAAAATCCCCAACCGGTCACGCCACCTGGGCTTGCCTGCCCACAAACGCCGCCGCAGCgcccgcccgcgcccgcgcccgctgCCGCAGCGCCCGCATCCGGCCTCGGCCTCGCCGCCGCAGCGCCCACCCATGGCTCCCGCGCCCGGCGTCCGAGCCCTGCGTCCGTGCGCCCGACCTCGCCCTGGCTGCCGCTGCGCCCGCcctctgctcgccgtggcccccGCGGTTCGCTGCGGCCGTCCGCGCCCGGCGTCCGCGCGCCCGCCCTCGGCCCCCGCGCCAGCAGCGCCCGCCCTCGGCTCGCTGCGGCCCCCGCATACCAACACGGCCGACCTTGTCTCCTGGTCGGTCACGGGCACTGACGCATCTGCCTCGCCG CCGGCCGCAGGGATTATGCCGGCGGCGCGCGGGTCACGGAGGAGGAGGCAAGGATCTGAGCAAGAG TGAAAGGAAATTTTGCTCTGGCTCAAAGTTGAAAGAGATGAGTGGGAGTGGGATTTTTGCTGAGAAGAGTGAAAATGGTGATTCAGTGGCTTCAAATCCTGCTAACAAGACTTCCTTGAGGATGTACCAG CAAATTGTAACTGGAATAAGCCAGATTTCATTCAGCGTCGATGGAAGTGTTTCACCGCAGAAGCCATCGTTGATACCTCAGGTGGCTAAACAGCGAGATCTTAGTGGTACCCTGGAAGATGCTGATGCTAAAACTTCCTAG
- the LOC8055749 gene encoding uncharacterized protein LOC8055749 isoform X1, producing MAAAASVSGTGGGARLVDRCIDAAARGPATVEAWRRQRRSLERLPAPLADALFRRLAARRLLFPSLLEVFSRSVEEVDLSGFLSVDAEWLAYLGSFRFLRVLTLADCKNIDNDAVWSLSGMNTLKDLDLSRCKKISDAGIKHIVTIESLEKLHLSETELTNNGVMLISSLTNLSFLDLGGILMTDKSLQSLQVLTRLEHLDIWGSETTNEGASTLKSFARLIFLNLALTRVNHLSIPPTTRCLNMSNCEIHSICDEDSEVPVPLENFIVSAATFGNIDKVFSSIQASSLTHLDLSSCKLSNLSFLEKMKNLEHLDLSYNIITDGAIEHIAKLGTNLQYLSLKNTGITSQALCILAGTVPNLTSLSLANTKIDDSALAYIGMIPLLRTIDLSQTSIKGFTHMSAFEHLKYLESLNLEDTPLSAEVIPPLASLAALKYLYLKSDFLSDPALHALSAASNLIHLGFCGNILSSSGLLQFVPPTTLCVLDLSGCWILTGEAISTFRKRHPTIELRHELMEEVQANFVGGSQFRKPRRRQSPHVKSEVGNSFAGPSRLRDICFVDERIKYSKEEFMELQGLVKPNSLMLGVWLPPELRRSK from the exons ATGGCGGCCGCCGCCTCCGTCTCCGGCACCGGCGGCGGGGCGCGGCTTGTGGACCGCTGCATCGATGCGGCAGCGCGCGGCCCCGCCACTGTGGAGGCCTGGCGCCGGCAGCGCCGCTCCCTGGAGCGCCTCCCGGCCCCGCTCGCCGACGCGCTCTTCCGCCGCCTCGCCGCGCGTCGCCTCCTCTTCCCCTCCCTCCTCGA GGTGTTTAGCCGGTCAGTGGAGGAGGTTGACCTGAGTGGATTTCTGTCTGTGGACGCTGAGTGGCTGGCGTACCTTGGCTCCTTCCGGTTCCTGAGGGTCCTGACGTTGGCAGACTGCAAGAACATCGACAATGACGCTGTCTGGTCACTCTCTG GAATGAACACATTAAAGGATCTGGACTTGTCAAGGTGCAAAAAGATCTCTGATGCTGGCATCAAACATATAGTGACCATTGAAAGCTTGGAGAAGCTGCACTTATCTGAGACTGAATTGACTAACAATGGAGTGATGCTCATTTCTTCACTGACAAATCTAAGTTTCCTTGATCTGGGTGGAATTCTCATGACAGACAAAAGCTTACAGTCTTTGCAG GTATTGACAAGACTTGAGCATCTTGATATATGGGGTAGTGAAACTACAAATGAGGGAGCTTCTACTCTGAAATCCTTTGCAAGGCTGATATTTTTGAATCTTGCGTTGACACGTGTCAACCATTTATCAATTCCTCCAACCACACGCTGTCTAAATATGAGTAACTGTGAAATTCACTCCATTTGTGATGAGGATTCTGAAGTTCCTGTCCCTCTAGAAAACTTTATTGTCTCTGCAGCTACATTTGGCAATATTGATAAAGTGTTTTCTAGCATCCAAGCAAGCTCACTGACACACTTGGACTTGTCTAGCTGCAAGTTAAGCAACTTGTCTTTCTTGGAAAAGATGAAAAATCTAGAGCACCTGGACCTTAGCTATAACATTATAACTGATGGTGCAATTGAACATATTGCAAAGCTTGGAACAAACTTGCAATATTTGAGCCTCAAGAATACTGGAATAACTTCACAGGCACTATGTATTCTGGCAGGGACAGTTCCAAACCTCACCTCACTGTCTTTAGCTAATACAAAAATTGATGACTCTGCTCTAGCATATATTGGCATGATACCTTTGCTGAGAACGATAGATTTAAGCCAGACAAGTATCAAAG GTTTTACTCATATGTCTGCATTTGAGCATCTCAAATATCTGGAAAGTCTAAATCTGGAGGATACACCGCTATCAGCTGAAGTTATACCTCCCTTGGCATCCCTTGCAGCACTCAAATATCTGTACCTGAAAAGTGATTTCTTGTCTGATCCTGCCTTGCATGCGCTCTCTGCTGCCTCTAATTTGATACACCTTGGGTTCTGCGGGAATATATTGTCGAGCTCGGGACTTTTACAATTTGTACCCCCTACCACACTGTGTGTGTTGGATTTAAGTGGCTGTTGGATCTTAACAGGTGAAGCTATTTCAACATTCCGTAAGCGTCATCCTACAATTGAATTGAGGCATGAGCTCATGGAGGAAGTTCAGGCAAATTTTGTTGGTGGTTCCCAATTTCGTAAACCTAGACGTAGACAATCTCCACATGTGAAATCAGAAGTTGGAAACAGTTTTGCTGGCCCAAGTAGGCTACGTGACATCTGTTTTGTAG
- the LOC8055750 gene encoding ras-related protein RABA4b: MTRAERVSDSERRGASSNGGGLPGGGRLRLPLQGGPDRDSGVGKSNLLSRFTRNEFSFESKSTIGVEFATRSLQVDGKVVKAQIWDTAGQERMLLLLPCVSSFQPFKHGALRFGL; the protein is encoded by the exons ATGACAAGAGCAGAGAGGGTCTCAGACTCGGAGCGGCGCGGAGCAAGTAGCAATGGCGGCGGGCTACCGGGCGGAGGACGACTACGACTACCTCTTCAAGGTGGTCCTGACCGCGACTCCGGCGTCGGCAAGTCCAACCTGCTCTCCCGCTTCACGCGCAACGAGTTTAGCTTCGAGTCCAAGTCCACCATCGGCGTCGAGTTCGCCACCCGCTCCCTCCAGGTCGACGGCAAGGTCGTCAAGGCCCAGATTTGGGACACCGCCGGCCAGGAACG gatgctgctgctgctaccatGTGTGTCCTCGTTTCAACCGTTCAAGCATGGGGCTCTGCGCTTTGGCCTGTGA